A region of the Melanotaenia boesemani isolate fMelBoe1 chromosome 6, fMelBoe1.pri, whole genome shotgun sequence genome:
atgttgtttttaagtgtcATGTAAACTGGCCCATACTTGTTCTTAACTTGTCACTTAGTCAAGAGCCTTTCACTCTTACAACATTAGTTTTCAACACAAAGAACTGTTGCTGCTGGTTACCAGCTGTCCTGCTGTGCTGTGGTAAGAAGGAATTCATTCTATACTTCTGGGTTATCAACTAATATTAATATTGCACTAAAATCTTGAGGTGAACATATTGACACACAATCCTAAGTCCCACAAACTGTGGTCAGCCAGTCAGGCAGAACATTAAAAAGGATGTTGTACAGGAATCCAGAAGGATTTTGAAAGCtgaactgtattaaaacattttaaaaatcaaagaacatgatcctcacaGCGCTGCCTGTTTTGTCCAGATGAGAGATAGCTTGTTAAagcaaactgcagagggtctTTTAAGGTGCTTATTTGCTTACTTGGTCAAAGATTCTCTCCAGGAATCATGATATCACATGTTAAGACAACTCTCTATTGAGGAGAAATGGATTAAATTGTTTATGATATTGGAACAAAGCAGTCAGTTCCCCAGAACACTGAGTCCTTCTCCTGACTTAAACTTTGTCCACACAAAGTCTTTTGGTCTTTTGACAGTTTTTTATTCTTCCtactgaaaagcaaaaaaaaaaaaaaaaaaaaaaaaaaagaatccaacaaaaacagaaaaacttacCAACTCACATGGGCACAGTCCTCAATaaattctctctttctctgaggGTCTCTTCAGAAGGCTCTCTGTAGTAGGTGGGACAGCTTTGAGAATGAAATAAATAGTCCAGCAgaacaaagacatttttttctctgttgttttgaGTGAACTGCTTCACCTGCACATCAAGACAATTGTAATGAGATCACCTGTCAGACCTATTAGAGACATTTTGTGAACACTGAACTATTTAACAGATGAAGGGAGGTCGGCTATGACAGCTAACACCTTTGGATTGTGAATACAAGTAGtttggaaaaaatatatatttacgtAGTATACACTTAAGGCTCTTTGTGAAGCACTAGGAGTTACTGACATAAAACATTGTATCCACATTTTGAGCTTGTCCACTTTCTCTTATTTGGTCTCAGATTCTTCTGTGCTACATGTGGGATGCCTTTTCCTCGAATTTGGAGTCTCATTTAGCTGTAGAAAGTATTCTACAAAAGTATTCTCAAATGTGAACAAGTCTCCCACTGGCATGGTAACAcatcaaaacaaatgtttaaaaatgccagcaaaaatGGTTACATTAAATCCAAACGAAAGATAACgataaagatgaagaaaagtgtgctaaaaagaaagaaaaatctgggAAATACACATATGTGCTAATATATCAACAGAGCTAATGCAACAAGCAGCAGTGTTTCTTCTCTTTGCTGTAATGTGATGACAAGTTTGGCTGGatatacattacatttttagaaataaaacacagcaactTAGAACAATATAAGCCCCGTCTGAGAACATTATACGTAATAATTCAGATTttgttaaacaaacaaaaaaaggaaacacatttttgcCGGTTCAACTCCAAGAAGTTCCTCTGTTACAGTTGTGAAAGCCTGCAGTTAGCATTCTTCACCTCAAACAAGGAATATTTCACCATATGAAAACTACTCTGTAAATTCTGATGATTAATCAAGAATCAGACAGCCCTGTGCTGGTGCCCTCTAAACTAAAAGAAGAAGTAGATAAAGGAAGTTGATGTGGGGGAAGGAGTAATTAAAAGTTAATCCTTTTCAAACCTTTGCATAGAACCATAGGACCGGTCTCACGGTAAGATCACACCATTCACTTTAGATATAGATAAACCTATgtagacttcttttttttataattttcatctgttttgtttgttgtaagTTACCAAAACAAGTTTTTGAAGTTTTAGTCTGTTATAGAAAGGGTTTTGGGATGAAATCTGAACATTTTCTATggtgtcttttctcttttcttttctctttctctaagATGAAGTTGCTGTTTGTACTGGTGATGATGACAACTTGTGCTGCAAGACTTCAAGgtatttttcaaataatttcaagTGACTTcttgtctttatgtttttatttaggtCAGAAGCAGTCcacagtctttatttttatttatattcagactaaataaataaaaaacagaataaacatgAGTTTGTTTAAAGTACCAGCAGATCAACAAATTAAGTAAGCATGCAAACTAAATTACCAGTGTCACCTTTAGCCACACAAGTGTaacttttgcagtttttctgtaaatttgCAGCCAGAATTTTTCTTGCAAAAACTTTATGGTTGGCCATGTTAATGCAACAATAACacaatgttaattaattaatgcagacAACTATTTTACTGCATATTAACAGTTTTTTCTAAGTCTGAATTCAAATACGGACAAATCATGGGTCATTACAAGTCTCAACCACTGAGAACAGAGGTCATTACAGAGAAATGTGGTCAtttcagcctgcagctcctcccCCATTTCTGTTCTGTCCATATGTGGAAGAAAGCACACTAGTTCCTGATATAGTGTCCAACGACGTAGCTCAATCTctcattttactgtttctttttaatttgaagttttaagttttaaaagttattaaaaactaGTTTTCCCTCTTAGTCTACAAGTGCTCAGATTCAAATCctgctttatattttttatagcaTAAACACCTGCTGACTTGTTACCTTTTAACAAATcttgaaatttaaaattttctttgtctcacacacaaaatcatatacatataattttattataataatatttcgTTGGGaatttacaagaaatatttaaatttccatattttaattttccattttaattctcaatttaaaaagcagtttatttgttttaagtgtTTGTATTGTACTTTACATCCTGTAGCACTATTTTTAAAAGTGTGCCAAACAATGCTTATGGTGTCCGGATCaattcattattaaattatgTGCATACAATGGGATTAATCTTGGTTAATCACAGAAAACCATGTGATTAATCAAGATATTTTTTATAGATGCCCAGCACTACAGAAATGATGACATTGCTTCTCTGGccttgtaattttttatttttttatttatttattttttttgccagtgattctGGGGATTATCTGATAAGTTAGAATCTGTAATTAAATTATTGCAAAATCATCCTCCAATCTTCCAATAGGAAAGAATCCTtcaaaaaattcctggatccagacagtgatctggatcaccactaaaatgtaatcacttgttcctttattccatttctgatattttctgaaaaaataatcaaattccATATATAaaattttgagttatgttgccaacagacagacagacagacaaacgtaCTCTGCTGGAAACATAACCTCTGCCTTAACATGGGTCATAAGGTtcctttttttataaaaactctGCTTGACCCTTTCTGTGTAGATCTCTGTGCTCTCCCTGTTCATGAGTGGGTTCTATCCGGATATTCTGGTTTCCTTcaacagtccaaagacatgcatttttgtttgattgttgTTTCTAAATTCAAATGATTACCACACATTGTTTGTAACATTGATATGACATAGATAGCTTCAGTTCAATTGTTAAAAAGatgatttaataaaagaaaaagtatgacacaaatgtattttctttttggacTTTTTTCAGATATGTCAGGTAGAATGTTTACCTTCCCACTTCAAACGAACAAAGCATATGTGAAGCTGAACACACCAAGACAGGATTTCAATGCTGTTACCATCTGTCACAGGTAGCTTTAAATGTGTAAACTGCATAGTGGGTTCTACTGTATCTCCATCTGGGAGGAAAAccattaaatatattatatgtGTTATCTTTTCAGATCCTTTACTGACCTCAAAAGAGATCACATCTTGTTCTCTTTAGCCACACCTTCTCGTTCCAATGACTTCCTGATTTTCTGGGACAATGCAAACAAAGAGATGGAGGCCTTTGTCGGGGATAAAAAGGTAGAGTTTGGAGGACTGGATTACAAGCCAAACATGTGGCACTCTGTCTGCACAACGTGGGATTCTAGTTCTGGACTGGTGCAGCTATGGTTTGATGGACAACCCTCCATTAGGAAATTTATCAGTTCTGGATCAAACATCACAGGGCCTGTTATAATCATTTTAGGACAGGTAAGTTGGTAAATATAACCTCACTGAATATATTTGATTTATACAGTCAATTTGGAAATATCATACTATAAAGTTGATATTTACTGTCTCTCAAACCACTGCTTTCCTTACAGGAGCAGGATACCCATGGTGGAGGATTTGACATTAATCAGTCTTTTGTTGGCATGATGACCGATGTCCACATGTGGGATTACACCCTGTCCCCCTGTGAGATTCAAAACTATGTGGATCAACTAAACTTCACTCCAGGAAATGTGCTGAACTGGAGGGCACTTGAGTTTCAGATTGTTGACCAGGTCCTGACAGAACAAAGAATAACAGTTTgccattaaacatttaaaatgtaa
Encoded here:
- the LOC121641383 gene encoding C-reactive protein-like, whose amino-acid sequence is MKLLFVLVMMTTCAARLQDMSGRMFTFPLQTNKAYVKLNTPRQDFNAVTICHRSFTDLKRDHILFSLATPSRSNDFLIFWDNANKEMEAFVGDKKVEFGGLDYKPNMWHSVCTTWDSSSGLVQLWFDGQPSIRKFISSGSNITGPVIIILGQEQDTHGGGFDINQSFVGMMTDVHMWDYTLSPCEIQNYVDQLNFTPGNVLNWRALEFQIVDQVLTEQRITVCH